TGATCAGTCTAGCAACCGTGTAAGGTTGTGGGTTCGAGTTCTGCATAAGGCAGTCGATAAGAAGAGAAATGTCATACTATACTGTACGTCTCTATTAAAATATCACATAAATCAAACTCCAAAAGTTCCTGTCACTTAGCAGGAAAGTTGATACAATTTCCCTAAATAGGGTGATATTAGATAATTATTCCATTAAGAAAATTAAGTTACTGATACTATcaaataataacacattacacatTTTCCTAACACATAACATGTTCttagcttaatttttttaatggaaTCTAGCTCAACTTTAGTTTTTTTCAGGCCTTACGCTATGGGGGACTTCATGGTTCATCTTCAAAGATGCAGTCATACCAGGAGGATTTATATTCAACATGACAGGAGTAGTAATAGCTGGTTATGTGTTCGGCCACACATTAGAGAGGTACACAACTGTCAACCCGGTTGTCGGGATGACTGTAGTTGGCGCACTGTATAGAAACTTAGGCCCGCCAAGTTTCTTGGACAATCCTGTCGCTGACATCATTGATTTTCATTTACGGTATGATTTAACTAACTACGCAGAAACATATTTTgagttattattgttatttctaTTCCGTAATTACAATAAGCTTACCACAACAATCTTAGATTATATTCACAATAATAGCaatgtttcatttcattttagtttcattttagtattgaaaaaagctttttaaatcCAAAGTCAAACCAAAACCTATGTGGGGTCAATAAACAAATCCTTTTAATTCTCAACACCAATTCCAGTTTCGTAAATTAGTTGATAATTTGGCAGCTCACGTAGACATAAACCTCCAGCCTTGTTCAAACCTTAACAATTAATCTGGGCGGGACGGGATCCGGTTAAAACCAATTCAAAGGACAAAGCAGCCGTTTTTCTTTCAGGCGAATTTACCCCGTAATTATCTTGACGAAGGGCCCACTCAGCTGGAACTGGGAATATATAAAAAACAATTCTTTGAAAGTTTTCTCATTGGCAACCTTGCCTTGGCTCGTCGAGTGTTTGTCTACAGCCTTCTTCAGTCATCTATTGCTGGGCTTTCCATGGTATTGGGGTAAGGCACTCAAACTTCTGAAACAATTTTACTTttcattcaattttatttatgttgtaGGTATATTACCAAGAATTAAGAGATATAATTTATCATCTACCAcataatatactcgtactttaactttttgtaataaatgaaaaacaacACCGCTGAGATGAGCTAAAAGTAATTATTACGAGTAATCTACCTACATGACAATATGATACAGGATTCAAAGTTACTctgtaaagtaaataaatgaacAAAGCTTGCTAAAAATGGTACGTAGTAGCGCAACAATTTAGGTACGCTACTTTACAGTTCTGTGGCGTAATCTACATACACTTAACTCTTAAATATTTTCCCCAGGTCTCCATTTAGGTGCTATACTCTCATCAGTGTCCCCCGCAGTGGTGGTGCCAACTGTAATGAGTCATAGCGCCCGAGGATTTGGCACCAAGAGTCAGATCGCTCTTCTAGTTGGCAATGCTGGAGGTCTGGACACCGCCTTCACTGAAGGCATGTTTGGAATCATCAATAGCGCTATATTCTACCAATCTTCGTTGATTTATAGGATTATTAAGGTATTTATTGAcagttttttaacaattttaatctTTCAGCAGGGATTACTTGTTCTTGTTTCTGTAAACCTTAAAAAATCTTCATTCGTTTAAGTAAAGTAACACTGAAAATTTAAGCCTTTTTGTGGACATAACTTTTTAGATGTTTTAGGTAATAGTTCAATTCCCAAGTGGTATAATTTGGGCTATAACAATTTtactacaaaaaataatattttactcgATCGTAATCTATAACTTTACACAATTATGATGATTTGATGAAAACATTGTACAATTTATTTgtcaataaaaagaaaattgttattgttacaCTTTCTATGATGATAAGTTTAAGTAATTTGACTCTATTTTTATGACTTACAAAGGTAAAACAAGGtaacaaactttataaaaaaaatgtgcatAGTTTCTTTAAAGATAATCCATAAACATTTTCTGGAAGGCCGTGTATTATGATGATTCAATTGACTTTACAAAAGTACGCCGGGTTCTTTGAAAACTATTTGAATTCATAACTCGAAGAAAGCTTACCTTTCCGCTTCCTACCACTTTGAAGTTTAAATCAAACTATCTGCGTTTATAGGAATTCCGAGTGCCGTGAAGGGTACAGGATGATTCTTTGTGCACTttaaacagacagacagaaagattgattatacatatttataaagaAAGAAGGCTTACATAAGCAAAGCAACTTTTGCTACGACCAGAAAGTcctaaatcaaattaattttccCATGCTAAAAGACCGCTCTTTGACTGTTGGTTCAACTGAATTCGTTTGTGAACTTTATAAATGCTTGAATTGATagtgttaaatgattataacaTTTATAGAAACTTGCCTATAATTTTCATTTGCCTTGGTAAAGGTATATAGTGGGCCTACATTGTCATGTGATTACCAAAGTAAAAATCGTCTGCATGATCTATTAAAATATGACTGAGGACCATTATGTTAAAAGGAAAATCATGTTCCAGACATTTATTATCATAGCATTATGCCTAAAAATCAATAGGTAATTCAACTTATTCAAATGAAATAGCTTAccttttcatacatttcaaagACCTTTATGTTTTGACATGTATAAACCCTAGAACCGCTTTCTTACAAAATTATAACTTAAAAGCGATTTGTAATTGGATGCTATTAAAATTCAGATTACACGATCTTAAGGCTCAATTCCATGAAAGCACTTAGGAGTGAGTTTCTTTTTACATAATTTCGACAGGCAGTGCTGGCAGTGTTTGTGGGAATCGCCCTTGGAATATCGTGGGGCGTTTTAGCGGATTTTGTCCCGGATCAGGGAGACCCCTACGCCCCCGCTGTTCGAAGTTTGCTTATTTTTGCC
This genomic interval from Ostrinia nubilalis chromosome 3, ilOstNubi1.1, whole genome shotgun sequence contains the following:
- the LOC135088319 gene encoding sodium/hydrogen exchanger 9B2-like isoform X3; this translates as MTGVVIAGYVFGHTLERYTTVNPVVGMTVVGALYRNLGPPSFLDNPVADIIDFHLRRFSFRRIYPVIILTKGPLSWNWEYIKNNSLKVFSLATLPWLVECLSTAFFSHLLLGFPWYWGLHLGAILSSVSPAVVVPTVMSHSARGFGTKSQIALLVGNAGGLDTAFTEGMFGIINSAIFYQSSLIYRIIKAVLAVFVGIALGISWGVLADFVPDQGDPYAPAVRSLLIFAGGFLLTYAGGYFGWGGTSGVAIMVCAGAAATRWSRRDWPINNNPVSEVYKVLWRILEPMLFTLSGYFLEVSQMSVRDFGLILGCIVAALSFRLLTAFLVCLANELSVKESLFVAVTWIPKAIVEAVLVRVATDSLWDTASPRDKRVAAQHANIIVIAIIITSTLGSVLTTVLGPVLLSSESRVAPEEVYQSHGLPSAKHLSRRNTVPGSLHRVDVQ